A genomic stretch from Amycolatopsis sp. 195334CR includes:
- a CDS encoding roadblock/LC7 domain-containing protein — MDFDALIAELRTLRESVTGVTDTVIAAVDGIPIVADAAMSIDPAKLSALAAADLGIARQAVEVTGKGTLGQTVVFGSEGYMAVFAISRSALMVVIGDKELNVGRLLFACRPVIERIGSILADRVGSRH, encoded by the coding sequence GTGGATTTCGACGCACTGATCGCCGAGTTGCGCACTCTCCGGGAAAGCGTCACCGGGGTGACCGACACGGTGATAGCCGCGGTCGACGGGATCCCCATCGTCGCGGACGCGGCGATGAGCATCGATCCGGCGAAGCTCTCCGCGCTGGCCGCCGCCGACCTGGGCATCGCGCGCCAGGCGGTCGAGGTGACGGGCAAGGGAACGCTCGGCCAGACCGTGGTTTTCGGCAGTGAGGGCTACATGGCCGTCTTCGCCATCAGCCGGTCGGCGCTGATGGTCGTCATCGGAGACAAGGAGTTGAACGTCGGGCGGCTGCTGTTCGCCTGCCGCCCGGTCATCGAGCGGATCGGCTCGATCCTGGCCGACCGAGTGGGGTCCCGGCACTGA